Proteins encoded in a region of the Nicotiana tomentosiformis chromosome 9, ASM39032v3, whole genome shotgun sequence genome:
- the LOC104086956 gene encoding F-box/kelch-repeat protein At3g06240-like, whose amino-acid sequence MESNFQYPPTSSLTIPILPAELVTEILSRLPVKSLLRFKCVSELWLALICSPEFVKTHLSLSANNKDYSRHKVMMYHVPKYSFKDCSLMSLFNESVTEAFDLNFPMKFNGLDRNKKKKYPVWIMGSVNGLIYLVNEDDMFLWNPSTRKYKKLPDPRLTLRYIFLRMCGFGYDELHDDYKVVIFINNSSHDEVKIYSLKSDSWKNVDACPSMVHYVPGKFVNGKLHWVTFTQNIISIDLTGERWGEMEIYVESLVCPFSKTKVGKAKITILLQITCKSTFFSSSVKFYLLFQKIEQAMHMQRTYNS is encoded by the coding sequence ATGGAATCCAATTTTCAATATCCACCAACTTCAAGCTTGACAATCCCTATTCTACCAGCAGAACTCGTTACTGAAATCCTCTCAAGGCTTCCTGTGAAATCCCTCTTGAGATTCAAGTGTGTTTCGGAATTATGGCTTGCTTTAATATGTAGTCCTGAATTTGTCAAAACCCATCTCAGCTTATCCGCTAATAACAAGGACTATAGCCGCCACAAGGTTATGATGTATCATGTTCCTAAGTATAGTTTTAAAGACTGTAGTCTTATGTCTTTATTTAATGAGTCTGTTACCgaggcatttgacttgaattttcCTATGAAATTCAATGGATTGGAcaggaacaagaagaagaagtatcctGTTTGGATTATGGGTTCTGTCAATGGATTGATTTATCTTGTCAATGAGGACGACATGTTTCTATGGAATCCATCAACTAGAAAATACAAGAAATTGCCTGATCCTAGGCTTACATTAAGATATATTTTCTTGAGAATGTGCGGTTTTGGATATGATGAGTTGCATGATGATTATAAGGTAGTGATTTTCATTAATAACAGTTCACATGATGAAGTCAAAATATATAGTCTGAAGAGTGATTCTTGGAAAAATGTTGATGCTTGTCCAAGTATGGTGCATTACGTTCCAGGTAAGTTTGTGAATGGAAAACTTCATTGGGTTACTTTTACACAAAACATCATTTCAATTGATTTGACTGGCGAGCGATGGGGAGAGATGGAAATCTACGTTGAAAGCCTAGTTTGTCCTTTTTCTAAAACAAAGGTTGGAAAAGCTAAGATCACAATCTTGCTACAAATAACTTGTAAGAGTACTTTTTTCTCAAGTTCTGTTAAATTCTATTTGTTATTCCAAAAGATAGAACAAGCCATGCACATGCAAAGGACATATAATTCTTAA